One genomic segment of Sorex araneus isolate mSorAra2 chromosome X, mSorAra2.pri, whole genome shotgun sequence includes these proteins:
- the RAP2C gene encoding ras-related protein Rap-2c: MREYKVVVLGSGGVGKSALTVQFVTGTFIEKYDPTIEDFYRKEIEVDSSPSVLEILDTAGTEQFASMRDLYIKNGQGFILVYSLVNQQSFQDIKPMRDQIVRVKRYEKVPLILVGNKVDLEPEREVMSSEGRALAQEWGCPFMETSAKSKSMVDELFAEIVRQMNYSSLPEKQDQCCTTCVVQ, from the exons ATGAGGGAATACAAGGTCGTGGTGTTAGGGAGCGGAGGGGTTGGCAAGTCGGCCCTGACCGTGCAGTTCGTCACCGGGACTTTCATTGAGAAATATGACCCCACCATTGAAGATTTCTACCGCAAAGAGATCGAAGTGGACTCTTCCCCGTCCGTGCTGGAGATCCTGGACACGGCGGGCACCGAGCAGTTCGCGTCCATGCGCGATCTGTACATCAAGAACGGCCAGGGCTTCATCCTGGTGTACAGTCTGGTCAATCAGCAGTCTTTTCAG GATATCAAGCCAATGAGAGATCAGATTGTcagagtgaagagatatgaaaaGGTCCCGCTAATCCTGGTGGGAAATAAAGTGGATCTGGAACCAGAACGAGAGGTTATGTCTTCAGAGGGCAGAGCCCTGGCTCAAGAATGGGGCTGTCCTTTCATGGAGACATCAGCAAAAAGTAAATCAATGGTGGATGAACTTTTTGCTGAGATCGTCAGGCAAATGAACTATTCATCCCTGCCCGAGAAGCAAGATCAGTGTTGTACAACTTGCGTTGTCCAGTAA